Part of the Bacillus andreraoultii genome is shown below.
ATAAGCTTTTAGTTCGATTGTTCCCTCTTCAGATTTTCCTTTTTTTACCCTTTCACTAGGTAATTCAATTCCGTGATCTACTGAGTTTCTTAATAAATGTACTAACGGGTCACCAATTTCATCGATAACTGTCCGATCTAACTCAGTTTCTTCACCAGTAATTTGTAAATGAATTTTCTTGCCAAGATCCCTACTTAAACCACGTACCATTTTAGGAAATCGATTGAAAACAGCTTCGACAGGAACCATTCGCATTGTTAAAACAACCGATTGTAGATCATTCGTAATACGTGACATTTTTTCAACCGTTTCCGTTAATTCTTGATGATTTAGTTCTTTTGCAATTTGGTCTAATCGACCACGGTCGATGACAAGCTCTTCAAATAAATTCATTAAAGCATCAAGTCGTTCGATATTCACACGAATTGTTTTATTAGATAAGGAAACTTTTTTATTAGCATCCTTCACAGTTTCTTTTTTATCGATTTTATTTGGTACTGTTTTAGAGCTTTCTAATTTTTCTTCTTGTTTATTATGATCTTCTGTTAAAGATGGTTGGTCTTTTATATGATTCAACTCTTTAACATGAATCTTATTCACTACAACTTTATCTATTTCGGACACTTTCATTATTTTATTTTTAATGTCTTCTACAGAATCATGAGTCACTATAGTCACTGTAAATTCATTTTCAAATTGTTCTTCTTCCAGCTGCTCAACGCTCGGAATGGATTTAATAACATCACCAATTTTCTCAAGCACATCAAATACCATAAAAACTCTTGCTGCTTTAAGTAAACAATCCGGTCGTATAAAAACGGAGACTTCAAAAACTTCAAATCCCTGTTCTCTCGCTTGTTCTAAAACAGTAATCTCAAATTGGTCATACTGTAGCTTCTCTTTTTGTATTTCGACCTTTTGCTCACTATCCATTTGAATTGTTGCTGAAGTTTCAGAAAATGCTCCTGTTTCAATTAACTTCAATTTTTGGATTGCATCACTTACATCTTCTTTACCTTCACCACCAGATGCGATTGAGCTAACCATATTTTCTAAATGATCTGTCGCTAAGAAAATAATATCGAGTAAGTCTGAAGTGAATGTAAATTTTCCATTTCTAACACCATCAAGAACATTTTCCATTTGATGGGTTAAATTTGCCATATCTTCAAATCCCATTGTAGCAGACATACCTTTTAACGTATGAGCGGATCGAAAAATATCATTAACAAGTTCCATGTTTTCGGGATTTTCTTCAAGTTTCAATAGATTATCATTTAAACTTTGTAAGTGCTCTCTACTTTCTTCTATAAAAACTTCCATATATTGACTCATTTCCATCGTGCTCATCCCTCATTAACTTTTTTTGTAATTTGATTTGCGATTTGATCTAAGTCTACAATTACATCAACACACCCAGCTTGAATTGCTGAATTCGGCATACCGAAAATAATCGCTGTTTTTTCTGATTCTGCAATTGCGAAAATGTCCTTTGATTGTTTTAATCGTTTCAATCCTTCCGTACCATCAGAACCCATCCCTGTCATGATAGCAACTACTTTTTTATAGTCTCCTAGTTTGCTAGCAGAAATAAATAAATAGTCCACACTAGGACGGTGACCTTTAACAGGAGGTGCTGTACTTAATTCTGTTACGATTGCTTTACCGACTTTTCTAAGTTCCAGATGCTTTCCACCTGGTGCAATATACGCACAACCATTTTGTAAAATTTCACCATTACTTGCTTCTTTTACATGTATGGCACAGAGTGAATTAAGCCGCTCAGCTAAAGATTTAGTAAAACCTTTTGGCATATGTTGTACAACAAGGACAGGGGCTGCTAAATCCTTAGGTAATCTAGTTAAAACTCGTTCCAATGCCCTAGGTCCTCCAGTTGATGTACCTAAAAGGACTAATGTTTTATTAGATTTATATTGATTCGTTGCTTGTGATGCATTAAAACTATTCGCTAGAGGAGCTTTTTTTTCTATGTGACTTTGATTCATAAGAGTAAGCTGTGTCATGTTGACACTTTTAGCTTCTAGAATTCTACTAATTAACTCATCCTTCACTTTGTATAAATCTAGTGAAATAGACCCACTCGGCTTAGCAATAAAATCAAAAGCACCATATTCCATCGCCAGCATCGTGTTCTTTGCACCCTCAATTGTTGTGCTTGATAACATAATAACTGGTAAAGGAGTCTCTTTCATAATTCGTTTTAATGCTTCAATCCCATCCATTATTGGCATTTCAACATCCATTGTAACAACGTCAGGTTTTAATACTTTCACTTTTTCTATCGCATCTAATCCATTTCGGGCAACCCCTATTACTTGAATCCTCTCATCATCTGATAATAAATCTTTAATAAGAGCCCGCATAAAGGCAGAATCATCTACAACAAGAACTTTGATCGGATTCATGCTTATTACCTACTTTCTTATTAGAAAATGTTTTAACTTCTCGATAAAATTCCTCTCATTCTCGATTGAAATAAATGTATTTGCCGTAAGAAAGAAGGAAGTAATTAATTGTACCTGTTTTGAAGCAAATGAATTTGGTTTATACAAAATGAATGGTATTTGTTTTTTTACTGCTAAACTAATAGATGAGTCTTCTGGTAAAAATCCAATAATCACACTATCCTTATTCAAAAAGGAGTTCATTACCGTCTGTAGTCTCTTCATTACTTGTTTGTTTTCTTTCTCGTTCTTCATTCGGTTACCTAATAAAAAGAATTTCACTGTTGGTACATGTAGAGAGATGATTTTCATTGTCGAATAGGCATCCATAATAGAAGTTGGCTCTGGGGTAACAACGACAACAATATTTTCAATACTTGAGAGCAACTGTACTAGTTCGTCAGTAATGCCTGCCCCAATATCAAATATTAAATAATCATACTCGTATACAATATGCCCCAACTCTAGAAGTAAATTATCAACACGACCCCCGCTGAGCTTAATGACATGGTTTAAACCGAAACCACCTGCAATATAGTCGATATAATCTGTTTTTTGAATGATTTCATCTAAAGAGCATTCATCAGTAAAAAAGTTTGCAATTGTTTTCTCAGCACTTTTACCTAGAAGAAGATCGATATTGCCCATGCCTATATCTAAATCAAATAATAACACTTTTTTTTGATGTTTTGATAGGGAAATGGAAAAGTTTAATGCAAAGTTTGACTTGCCAACTCCTCCCTTCCCACTAATTATTGCAATTGTTTTAGACGGATTTCCATTCATTTGTCTTTTAATACGATTCCGTAGTTTTTCAGCTTGGTCACTCATTTTATGCCTCTTTCTACAAATTGATTAATGACAAACTCATGTGTTGCTTCAATAATATCATCTGGTACATCTTGTCCATAAGTAATATAAGAAATTGGTTTTTGAAATTTATATGGCAAGTTGATTAATGAACCATATTGAGATGTCTCATCTAATTTTGTGAAAATAAGCTTATCAATTGGGAAGTTGGAAAATTGGTTATAAATTATTTCTAAATCTTTTTCCTTCGCAGTAAGGGAAAACACTAAATATGATTCCATATTGTCCTCACTAAACTCAATCGTATCTTTTAACTCTTCCACGTACTTGCTATTTTTAAAATTCCTTCCTGCAGTATCAATAAAAATATGATCGAATTCATTGAATTTTTCCAATGCAAATTTAAAATCATGCAAATTATAACAAACCTCAATTGGAGCATTTAGAATTTTCGCATACGTTTTTAATTGTTCTACTGCAGCAATTCGATAAGTATCAGTTGTAATAAATCCAATTTTTTTTCGTTTTTCAATCATTGTATATGAAGCTATTTTCGCTAAAGTTGTTGTTTTCCCAACACCTGTTGGGCCAATGACAGTTATATATTTTTTTTGTGGCGTAAATCCACCAAAAGGTAATTTTTTAATATAATTGACTAGCACTTGATAGATGAAGTCATTTGCCTCTTCTTCATTTACTCTTCGACGATGATAATAATAATGCTCAAGTACTTTTGTTTTTATATCGTTTAGTAAATCTAGAGAAACGTTATTTTTTCGAAGCTTATTGTATAATTTTTGATAAGGTGAAGGTATATGTTCATCCAATAACTTTCCATCTATTGGTAATTGGTTAATTAATATTTTCAAGTCTTCAATTTCTTTTAAAATAATAGTATCACTACGATTATTACTACTAATTTTTGACTTTTTTACCTCTTCTTTACCGACTGTTTCAATAACTTGTTCGTTTTCTAAAAATGGTATCGTTTCTTTATCTGTTTCTAACTCTTTTATTTTAAATTGATTGCTTTCTTTATCAAGTGCAGCTATTACTTCAATATTTTTTTTTCTAAATAAACCGAGAAAACCACCTGTATGAATAACTTTTGAATTTAATATTACTGCATCTTTCCCCAAATCTTTGCGGATTCGTTTCATTGCTTCGGGCATTGTAGGCGCAATATATTTTTTTACTTTCAATTGACATTCACCACTCCAACACTTTGAACTTCTATATTTGTATCCAATTCATTATAAGAAAGAATTGGAACTTGGGGGAAAAATCGTTCTGTAAGTTCACGCACGTACATCCGAATTGCCGGTGAACAAAGAATAATCGGCGTTTGATTAGTTAATTGCAATTGTTCAACTTGAATCCGTACTGCCTCCAAAATATCTTGGGAAGTTTGTGGATCTAGAGCTAAATAATTTCCGTGTTCCGTTTGTTGAACATGGTCAGCAATTAATTTTTCAATTTGTCCACTTAAAGTAATTACTTTTAATGCTTCATGATCATTTTTATATTGATTCGTTATTTGCTTTGCTAAAGCTTGACGTACATATTCAGTCAATATTTCAGCATCCGTTGTTACAGGACAAAAATCAGCAAGAGTCTCAAATATTATAGGTAAATTTCGAATGGAAACCCGCTCTTTTAATAATTTCCCTAATACTTTTTGAATATCTCCAACAGATAATGGGTTTGGAGTAACTTCTTCAACTAAAATTGGGTAACTTTCTTGTAAATGGTCTATTAACTGTTTTGTTTCCTGTCTTCCTAATAGCTCATGAGCATGATTTTTTAATACTTCCGTTAAATGAGTACTTACAACTGAAGGTGGATCAACAACAGTATATCCGGATATTTCGGCGTTCGTTTTCATTTCTTCCGTTATCCATTTTGCTGGGATTCCAAAAGCTGGTTCAACGGTATCGATACCTGTAATTGTTGGTTCTTCAACTCCTGGACTAATCGCTAAATAATGTCCTAAATAGATATCCCCTTTACCGACTTCATGCCCTTTAATTTTTATCCGATATTCATTAGGAGCTAGTTGAATATTATCTCTAATTCTAACAACAGGGATTACTAATCCTAACTCTAGGGCAAGTTGCCGTCTTATCATGACAACTCGATCTAATAGGTCTCCACCTTGGTTTG
Proteins encoded:
- a CDS encoding MinD/ParA family protein, which gives rise to MSDQAEKLRNRIKRQMNGNPSKTIAIISGKGGVGKSNFALNFSISLSKHQKKVLLFDLDIGMGNIDLLLGKSAEKTIANFFTDECSLDEIIQKTDYIDYIAGGFGLNHVIKLSGGRVDNLLLELGHIVYEYDYLIFDIGAGITDELVQLLSSIENIVVVVTPEPTSIMDAYSTMKIISLHVPTVKFFLLGNRMKNEKENKQVMKRLQTVMNSFLNKDSVIIGFLPEDSSISLAVKKQIPFILYKPNSFASKQVQLITSFFLTANTFISIENERNFIEKLKHFLIRK
- the flhF gene encoding flagellar biosynthesis protein FlhF, encoding MKVKKYIAPTMPEAMKRIRKDLGKDAVILNSKVIHTGGFLGLFRKKNIEVIAALDKESNQFKIKELETDKETIPFLENEQVIETVGKEEVKKSKISSNNRSDTIILKEIEDLKILINQLPIDGKLLDEHIPSPYQKLYNKLRKNNVSLDLLNDIKTKVLEHYYYHRRRVNEEEANDFIYQVLVNYIKKLPFGGFTPQKKYITVIGPTGVGKTTTLAKIASYTMIEKRKKIGFITTDTYRIAAVEQLKTYAKILNAPIEVCYNLHDFKFALEKFNEFDHIFIDTAGRNFKNSKYVEELKDTIEFSEDNMESYLVFSLTAKEKDLEIIYNQFSNFPIDKLIFTKLDETSQYGSLINLPYKFQKPISYITYGQDVPDDIIEATHEFVINQFVERGIK
- a CDS encoding chemotaxis protein CheA, with product MEMSQYMEVFIEESREHLQSLNDNLLKLEENPENMELVNDIFRSAHTLKGMSATMGFEDMANLTHQMENVLDGVRNGKFTFTSDLLDIIFLATDHLENMVSSIASGGEGKEDVSDAIQKLKLIETGAFSETSATIQMDSEQKVEIQKEKLQYDQFEITVLEQAREQGFEVFEVSVFIRPDCLLKAARVFMVFDVLEKIGDVIKSIPSVEQLEEEQFENEFTVTIVTHDSVEDIKNKIMKVSEIDKVVVNKIHVKELNHIKDQPSLTEDHNKQEEKLESSKTVPNKIDKKETVKDANKKVSLSNKTIRVNIERLDALMNLFEELVIDRGRLDQIAKELNHQELTETVEKMSRITNDLQSVVLTMRMVPVEAVFNRFPKMVRGLSRDLGKKIHLQITGEETELDRTVIDEIGDPLVHLLRNSVDHGIELPSERVKKGKSEEGTIELKAYHSGNHVFIEITDDGAGINREKVAKKAVSKGLITEEQKDQLTDKEIFNLILSSGFSTADHVSDISGRGVGLDVVKNTIESLGGSISVHSEEGVGTQFLIQLPLTLSIISVMLVEVQKEKYAIPLTSIIETAIFKRSDIYYAHEQPVIDFRGKVVPILYLQKIFDIPEVQEGNEYISTVIIRKGEKMAGVVVDSFIGQEEIVLKSLGNYLTNVFAISGATILGDGQVALIVDCNALIK
- a CDS encoding protein-glutamate methylesterase/protein-glutamine glutaminase, whose amino-acid sequence is MNPIKVLVVDDSAFMRALIKDLLSDDERIQVIGVARNGLDAIEKVKVLKPDVVTMDVEMPIMDGIEALKRIMKETPLPVIMLSSTTIEGAKNTMLAMEYGAFDFIAKPSGSISLDLYKVKDELISRILEAKSVNMTQLTLMNQSHIEKKAPLANSFNASQATNQYKSNKTLVLLGTSTGGPRALERVLTRLPKDLAAPVLVVQHMPKGFTKSLAERLNSLCAIHVKEASNGEILQNGCAYIAPGGKHLELRKVGKAIVTELSTAPPVKGHRPSVDYLFISASKLGDYKKVVAIMTGMGSDGTEGLKRLKQSKDIFAIAESEKTAIIFGMPNSAIQAGCVDVIVDLDQIANQITKKVNEG